Proteins co-encoded in one Streptomyces sp. NBC_01283 genomic window:
- a CDS encoding FHA domain-containing protein codes for MPPEIVSHQGALAGERFGIGAKPLTFGRKPANDVVIRDASISRFHAEVRREGHGFMLYDLGSSNGTFVNGERMTSRVLQPGDLITIGEETFRFQAASPMETIMDLSVLEALTPPPVEQPVPVLKVTVSGGGPVGLAFALLLESLLGPRAAITVYDGRWTRDGGKVIWKNEKQGNVRRQQVVTVQSRQYLGLPQEVRDRLFRDGTYSEMWPAGPDSIDGHNPRNIRIAYVEDTLLELANEKPDRIRLIPERFDAVGNRETAAADHVLAICEGGRSRTRGHFAEKFGQADKSIYSLEGAHLQDVVLGLKVKSTLPDPMSVLLTVAQNRFLLNSLRGEGFLNMRLTDEEAKEVVGIDPVRQVFEECIASRPCVMNRSEDGDFCCDTHSTLFLPALIKGSALWKRVKEGLALFGVPESDLTAVTAFRLDMVQRPRFTARLYPRTSTDPGTYGFLLGDAANAIHFWPGRGLNSGWGSVISLARSLSGTWRGRPFRDADFVRHEAAMSMLQYRHKSRAWNSMITTDEHGVTRAIKDKIQQSISESAERGLDLDVGRQSDLEALMRQLREIRDRLAPRLPGMPDDATLLKHLDTLSSQSLYTLVRSGAWDTQIVGGEEVDIDIFYPAERLDSVPVG; via the coding sequence ATGCCCCCCGAGATTGTCAGTCATCAAGGCGCCCTGGCCGGTGAGCGGTTCGGCATCGGAGCGAAGCCCCTCACATTCGGCCGCAAGCCCGCGAATGACGTCGTGATCCGCGACGCGAGCATCTCGCGCTTCCATGCCGAGGTACGCCGCGAGGGCCACGGCTTCATGCTCTACGACCTGGGAAGCAGCAACGGCACGTTCGTCAACGGGGAGCGCATGACCTCCCGGGTGCTCCAGCCCGGCGATCTGATCACGATCGGCGAGGAAACGTTCCGTTTCCAGGCGGCCAGTCCGATGGAAACCATCATGGACCTCTCCGTGCTCGAGGCGCTCACGCCGCCGCCCGTCGAGCAGCCGGTGCCGGTGCTCAAGGTCACGGTGTCGGGCGGCGGGCCCGTGGGGCTGGCCTTCGCCCTGCTGCTCGAGTCCCTTCTCGGCCCCCGGGCCGCCATCACGGTCTACGACGGCCGATGGACCCGGGACGGGGGCAAGGTCATATGGAAGAACGAGAAGCAGGGCAACGTGCGGCGGCAGCAGGTCGTCACGGTCCAGAGCCGCCAGTACCTGGGTCTTCCCCAAGAGGTCCGGGACAGGCTGTTCAGGGATGGCACATACAGCGAGATGTGGCCTGCGGGCCCGGACTCGATCGACGGTCACAACCCGCGGAACATCCGCATCGCGTACGTGGAGGACACGCTGCTCGAGCTGGCCAACGAGAAGCCGGACCGCATCCGTCTGATCCCGGAGCGGTTCGACGCGGTCGGGAACCGCGAGACCGCGGCCGCGGACCATGTGCTCGCCATCTGCGAGGGAGGCCGCTCCCGGACGCGTGGGCACTTCGCCGAGAAGTTCGGCCAGGCCGACAAGTCCATCTACTCCCTGGAAGGCGCGCATCTGCAGGACGTGGTGCTCGGCCTCAAGGTGAAGTCCACGCTCCCGGATCCGATGTCCGTGCTGCTGACCGTGGCGCAGAACCGCTTCCTCCTCAACTCCCTGCGGGGCGAGGGCTTCCTCAACATGAGGCTCACCGACGAGGAGGCGAAGGAGGTCGTGGGGATCGACCCCGTACGGCAGGTGTTCGAGGAATGCATCGCCTCTCGCCCGTGTGTGATGAACCGGAGCGAGGACGGCGATTTCTGCTGTGACACCCACAGCACCCTGTTCCTGCCCGCCCTGATCAAGGGGTCGGCGCTGTGGAAGCGGGTCAAGGAGGGGCTGGCGCTGTTCGGCGTGCCCGAGTCCGACCTGACCGCCGTCACCGCATTCCGCCTCGACATGGTGCAGCGGCCGCGGTTCACCGCCCGGCTGTACCCCAGGACGTCCACCGACCCCGGCACGTACGGTTTCCTGCTCGGGGACGCCGCCAACGCCATCCACTTCTGGCCCGGGCGTGGCCTCAACAGCGGCTGGGGGTCGGTCATCTCGCTCGCCCGGTCGCTCAGCGGCACCTGGCGGGGGCGGCCGTTCCGCGACGCGGACTTCGTCCGCCATGAGGCGGCCATGTCGATGCTCCAGTACCGGCACAAGAGCCGCGCCTGGAACTCCATGATCACCACGGATGAGCACGGGGTGACCCGGGCCATCAAGGACAAGATCCAGCAGAGCATCTCGGAGTCCGCGGAGCGGGGCCTGGACCTGGACGTGGGCCGGCAGTCGGACCTCGAAGCACTCATGCGGCAACTGCGCGAGATCCGCGACCGACTGGCGCCGCGGCTCCCCGGGATGCCCGACGACGCGACGCTCCTGAAGCATCTGGACACGTTGAGCAGTCAGAGCCTGTACACCTTGGTCCGCAGCGGAGCGTGGGACACGCAGATCGTCGGTGGGGAAGAGGTCGACATCGACATCTTCTATCCAGCGGAGCGGCTGGACTCGGTCCCGGTGGGGTGA